The window GCTGGGCCGCCCGGTGTCCGTGGCCGACGTACTGCCGGTAGTGGAGCGCCACCTCCCCACCCTCGTCACGGCCTGACGGGTGCGGATCGACCTGGTCACGATCGTCGTGGCCGAGTACGACCCGGCCATCGAGTTCTTCACCGGGGTGCTCGGCTTCGAGCTGGTGGAGGACTCCCCGTCGCTCACCAACGACGGCCGGCCGAAGCGCTGGGTCGTCGTCCGCCCGCCCGGCGCGCAGACCGGGCTGCTGCTGGCCCGCGCCGACGGCGACCGGCAGGCTCGATCGGTCGGGGACCAGGTCGCCGGCCGGGTCGGCTTCTTCCTCCAGGTCGACGACTTCGACGCCGTCCACCGGCGGATGGTCGAGGCGGGCGTCGAGTTCGTGAAGCCCCCGCGCACGGAACCGTACGGCCGGGTCGCCGTCTTCCGCGACATAGCCGGCAACCCCTGGGACCTCCTCGGCCCACCCTGAACACCCCCGCCCCTCCCCGCCCCCGCCCCGCCCCGTCCCGCCCCGCCCCGCCCCGCCCCGTTGATCATGAAGTTGTTGTCACGACACGCCGATGCCGACGACAACAACTTCATGATCAACGCGGGCCAGGGGGAGGGAGGGGGCGGCCGGGGGGTGCTATGGGGTTAGGCGGTGGAGGTCGCGGGGGAAGGCGGTGACCTCTCGGACGTTGGTTGCGCCCGTGAGGCGGGCCACGAAGCGTTCCAGGCCGATGGCGAAGCCGCCGTGCGGGGGCATGCCGTGCCGGAACGCGTCCACGTAGCCGGCGTACGGCTCGACCGGCTCGCCCCGGGCGGCGAGCGCCGCCAGGTAGTCGGCGTGCCGGTGCAGCCGCTGCCCGCCCGTCACCAGCTCCAGTCCCCGAAAGAGCAGGTCGAACCCGTTGGAGTACGCGGGCCGCGCCGGGTCCGGGTGGGTGTAGAAGGGCCGCTTCGCCATCGGGTAGCCGGTGACGAAGAGGAACTCCGAGCCGTGCTCCCGCCGCGCCCACTCGCCCAGCGCCCGCTCGTGCGCCGGGGCGAGGTCCGGCTCGTCGGCCGGCGCGCCGGCGATCCTGAGCGCCTCGGTGAAGTGCACGGCGGGGATCTCGGCCGGCACGTCCGGGGCCGACACCCCGAGAGTGGCGAGCGCGCCCCCGGCCCGCTCCCGTACCGCGTCGAGCATCCCGGCCACGGTGTGCCGCAGCACGGCCATGACGTCCCGGTGGTCGGCGACGAAGCCCAGCTCGGCGTCGAGCGAGGTGTACTGCGCCAGGTGCCGGACGGTGTCGTGCGGCTCGGCCCGGAACACCGGCCCCACCTCGTAGACGCGCTCGAAGACGCCGACCATGAGCTGCTTGTAGAACTGCGGCGACTGCGCCAGGTACGCGGGCCGGCCGAACCAGTCGAGCGCGAAGACGTTCGCCCCGCTCTCGGTGGACGAGCCGACGACCTTCGGCGTGTGGATCTCCACGAAGTCGCGGGTGTCGAGCGTGGCCCGGAACCCGGCCACCGCCGCCGCCGAGACGCGCAGCGCCGCCGCCCGGGTCGGGTGGCGCAGCGCGACGGGCGCGTGGTCGAGCTGGGTGGGCAGGCTCGCGGTGAGCGCCGGCCGGTACAGGTCGAACGGCGGCGGTACGGCGGGCGGGCCGAGCGGTCGTACCGTCGGCGCGGTCAGCTCGACCCCGGCGGGCGCGGTCGGGTTCGCGACCACCGTGCCGGTGACCTCGACGACCGTCTCCTCGGTGAGTGCCTCCACCTCGACGCGCACGGTCGGGTCGGTGACCACCACCTGGGTCAGGCCGGCGGCGTCCCGGACGATCAGGAAGGCCACCGACTTGAGCAGCCGGCGGCGGTGCACCCAGCCCGCGATCCGGACGGGTACGCCGACATGGGCGGAGAGTTGGCGGGACAGGACACGTTGCATGGCAGGGCTGCCTCTCGGTCGATCGCGACGCCTGCCAGCGGGGTGGCGGGCGTCGCCCCAACCCCGTCAGGTGTGGGCGAGCGGGAAACCTCGCGGTGCCACCACACCTTCGCCCCCGCGGACGGGGGCCTCGTTCGTCGCCTTTTCACCGGGGCCAACCGGGCGGGCTCTACTGGGCTCTGCGTGTGGAAGGGGCCCTTCCTCCACCGGAGGCGTTGAGAAGGTGCCCTTCCTTGCATGCCGTTCTTCCCGCAGCTCGGGAGGGTCTTCGCGGGCCCGGTGCCAGACCGCCTCGCAGCAACCGGCGGCTCTCTTCAACTGGCGGGTCGGGGCGCTACTCGGCTCCGTCACAGCTCTGGCGGGCACGCTAGCACCCCCGCCGAGGCTCCTGTGACTGGTTTTTCCCGGCCCCGGTGTCCGGCGTCACAAGACTCCCGGGGTGACGCCGGTCGCCCGAACTACATCGACGGCGGCCGTCGGGCGTAGGCTCGGTTTTGTGACGATCGAGCACTCCGCGCCGACGACCGGCCAGGCAGCGCGCACGACGACGCCCGCCCCCGAGGGGCGGCGCCTCCTGCGGATCGAGGCGCGCAACGCCGAGACGCCGATCGAGCGCAAACCGCCGTGGATCAAGGTCAAGGCCAAGATGGGGCCGGAGTACACCCAGCTGCGCGGGCTCGTCTCGCGCGAAGGGCTGCACACCGTCTGCCAGGAGGCCGGCTGCCCCAACATCTACGAGTGCTGGGAGGACCGGGAGGCCACCTTCCTCATCGGTGGCGACCAGTGCACCCGACGCTGCGACTTCTGCCAGATCGACACCGGCAAGCCGGCCGAGTTCGACGCCGACGAGCCGCGCCGCGTCGCCGAGTCGGTGGTCTCGATGGGCCTGCGCTACGCGACCATCACCGGGGTGGCCCGCGACGACCTGCCCGACGGCGGCGCCTGGCTCTACGCCGAGACCGTCCGGCAGATCCACGCCCTCCAGCCGGGCTGCGGCGTCGAGCTGCTGATCCCCGACTTCAACGCGGTCCCCGAGCAGCTCGCCGAGGTCTTCGGCGCCCGGCCGGAGGTGCTCGCCCACAACGTGGAGACCGTGCCGCGGATCTTCAAGCGGATCCGGCCGGCCTTCCGCTACGAGCGGTCGCTGGACGTGATCCGGCAGGCCCGCGCCGACGGGCTGGTCACCAAGTCCAACCTGATCCTGGGCATGGGCGAGGAGCGCGCCGAGGTCTCCCAGGCGCTGCGCGACCTGCACGAGGCCGGCTGCGAGCTGATCACCATCACGCAGTACCTGCGCCCCACCCCCCGGCACCACCCCGTCACCCGCTGGGTCAAGCCGGAGGAGTTCGTCGAGCTGCGCGAGGAGGCCGAGGAGATCGGCTTCGCGGGCGTGATGAGCGGGCCGCTGGTGCGCTCGTCGTACCGCGCCGGGCGGCTCTACCGGCAGGCGCTCGAGGCCCGCGAGGGCCTTCCGGTCACCGCCGGCTGACCACCCCGGCGACGCGCCGGCACCGTTCGACCACGGGCCGGCGGCAAACTGCCATGATCGGCTCATGACGGTCGGCGTACGCCAGCGGTGGCGTGACTCGCGTCCCGCGCTCCCGCCCGACCGGCGGCGCGTGCTGCCGACCGTCCTCGCCGTGCTCGCCGTCGTGGCCGGGACCGGCTACCGCCTCGGTCTCCTGCTGCACGACGCCCCGCCGACCAACAGCGACGAGGCCACCATGGGCCTGGCCGCACTGCACATCTCCCGCGGGCAGGAGTTCCCCGTCTGGTTCTACGGCCAGGCGTACATGGGCACGCTGGAGGCCTACCTGGCCGCGCCGGTGTTCGCGCTGGTCGGCCCGTCGACGCTCGGGCTGCGCCTGCCCACCCTCGCCCTGTACGCGGTCTTCGTCGTGCTCGCCTGGCGGCTGACGCTGCGGCTGACCGGGGACCACTGGTTCGCCCTGCTCGTCGTGGTGCTGCTGGCGCTCGGCTCGGACCGGGTGGTGAAGAACCAGCTCATCGCCGGGGGCGGCTACCCGGAGATGAACGCGGCCGGGGTGGCGCTCGCCGTGCTGGCGTACGACCTGGCGGCCGGCCGCCCCGGACGCCGACTGCCGCGCTGGGCGGGGTGGGGATTCCTGGCCGGGCTGATGCTCTGGGTGGACCCGCTGGTGCTGCCGTACGTGGCCGCGACCGGCGCGGTGCTCCTCGCGTACGGCCGGCGCGAGCTGCGCGGCCGGGCCGGGGTGCTGCTCGGTGCCGCCGCGCTCGTCGGGGCCGGGCCGCTGCTGGTGCACAGCCTGGCGGCGGGGCGCAATCCGATCGCGGCGGTGCTCGCCGCCGGTGGCTCCGGGCAGCCCGCCGGCTGGGCCGACCGGCTGCACGGCGGGCTGGTGCTCGGCCCGCCGCTGGGCATGGGCTTCTGCTCCCCGAGCCACTGCACGCCCGGCCAGTCGTGGTGGGCGGTCGCCCTCCCGCTGCTGCTCCTCGCGGCCGCCCTTTCGGCCTGGCGCACGCTGCGCCCACCCGTCGCAGATCTTGGACAGTTGCCGTCAGCTCTGAACGGCAACTGTCCAAGATCCATCGTGGCGGCGGGCGGGGCGGTCCGGCTCGCCCTGGTGGTCGCGGCCGTCGGGACGCTCGCCCTGTACACGGCCAGCAGCGCTGCGGGCCGCACGCCGGTGGAAAGCTCCCGGTACCTGTCCTGCCTGCTCATCTCCGTTCCGGCCCTGCTCTGGCCGCTCTGGTCGGCCGCCCGCCGCGCACTCCGACCGGTCACGGACGGCACGGTCACGGCCGGCACGGACACGGCGGGGCCAGGCCTGGCCGGAACGGTCACGGCCGGGGCAGACATTGCCGGAGCGGACGGTGTCCGGACACGCGGTGGCGCGGGGGCCGGGGCGCGGTGGCGGGGCATGACGGGCATCGCGGCGGCCATGGTGCTCGCGGCGACGCTGGGCACCGCCGCCGTGGCCACCGGCGGCGCGGTCGACGCCGCGCCGGCAGCCCGCGCCGCCGAGGCCCGGCACGCCGGACTGGTCGCCGCGCTACGCCAGCGGGGCGTCCGGCACGTGTACGGCGGCTACTGGACCTGCAACCGGCTCACCTTCGCCACCCGCGAGGACGTGCTCTGCGCGGTCGTCGACGACGACCTGCGCCCGGGACACGACCGGTACCTGCCGTACCGCCGGGCGGTGCGGCAGGCGGCGGCGCCGGGCTGGATCGCGCCGGCCGGCTCACCGCTGGCGGCCCGCCTGGACGAGCGCCGGCGCACCGATCCGGCCGCGCTCGACCTGGTCACCGTCCCCGGCTGGCGGATCTACCTGCCCCGCCCCTGACCGGCTCCTTCGCTCCTGGTCCCACGCCCACCGGCCGGTCGCCCGACCGGTCGCCCTCGACTGGCGCCCGCCGGGCGACAGGATCAGCGGGGCGCGGTGGGAGCGCCGAGCAGGCCGAGGCGGTGGGCCAACGCGGCGGCCTCGACGCGGTTGCTCACGTCGAGCTTGGCGATGATCCGGGAGACGTGCACGCTGGCCGTCTTCGGCGAGATGAAGAGCCGCTCGGCGATCCGGCTGTTGCTGTGGCCCTCGGCGACCAGCCGCAGCACCTCCCGCTCGCGCTGGGTGAGCAGGTCCGCGCCGGGACGCCCCCGGGTCGCCCCGCGCAGGCCGACCCGGCGGGCCAGGGTGGCGGCCTGCGCCGCGAGCGGTACCGCGCCCAGCCCGTCGGCGATCGCGGCGGCCTCGGCGACCGCCGCCGCCACCTCGTCCCGCTCCCCCGCCGCGGCCGCCGCCTCGGCGAGCGACAGCAGCGCCCGCCCGAGGGGGTACGGCTGCC is drawn from Micromonospora sp. NBC_01740 and contains these coding sequences:
- the aspS gene encoding aspartate--tRNA(Asn) ligase, whose product is MQRVLSRQLSAHVGVPVRIAGWVHRRRLLKSVAFLIVRDAAGLTQVVVTDPTVRVEVEALTEETVVEVTGTVVANPTAPAGVELTAPTVRPLGPPAVPPPFDLYRPALTASLPTQLDHAPVALRHPTRAAALRVSAAAVAGFRATLDTRDFVEIHTPKVVGSSTESGANVFALDWFGRPAYLAQSPQFYKQLMVGVFERVYEVGPVFRAEPHDTVRHLAQYTSLDAELGFVADHRDVMAVLRHTVAGMLDAVRERAGGALATLGVSAPDVPAEIPAVHFTEALRIAGAPADEPDLAPAHERALGEWARREHGSEFLFVTGYPMAKRPFYTHPDPARPAYSNGFDLLFRGLELVTGGQRLHRHADYLAALAARGEPVEPYAGYVDAFRHGMPPHGGFAIGLERFVARLTGATNVREVTAFPRDLHRLTP
- the lipA gene encoding lipoyl synthase, whose product is MTPVARTTSTAAVGRRLGFVTIEHSAPTTGQAARTTTPAPEGRRLLRIEARNAETPIERKPPWIKVKAKMGPEYTQLRGLVSREGLHTVCQEAGCPNIYECWEDREATFLIGGDQCTRRCDFCQIDTGKPAEFDADEPRRVAESVVSMGLRYATITGVARDDLPDGGAWLYAETVRQIHALQPGCGVELLIPDFNAVPEQLAEVFGARPEVLAHNVETVPRIFKRIRPAFRYERSLDVIRQARADGLVTKSNLILGMGEERAEVSQALRDLHEAGCELITITQYLRPTPRHHPVTRWVKPEEFVELREEAEEIGFAGVMSGPLVRSSYRAGRLYRQALEAREGLPVTAG
- a CDS encoding VOC family protein, with translation MRIDLVTIVVAEYDPAIEFFTGVLGFELVEDSPSLTNDGRPKRWVVVRPPGAQTGLLLARADGDRQARSVGDQVAGRVGFFLQVDDFDAVHRRMVEAGVEFVKPPRTEPYGRVAVFRDIAGNPWDLLGPP